The nucleotide sequence GATGGAATCGGAACGGAGCTCTAGATTTTTGATTTGACGCGTTTCTTGACGCGAACCGGTCTCCACTTCGCTGGAAAACGCTCTAGATGGTTTGCCGCGTCCGGAAGCCGGTGTCGCAACGCCGGATCTGGCTGGCGCCATAGGCCGTCTGCGCATCTGCCGGCGAACCCCGCCTCAGGCCACGGGTTTGCGGCGCCTGGTCGGCGGTCGCAATCAACTGCGCGACGAAGGTCGGATCGGGCCGCGGCGCCCGTCTCGGCGACCAGCGCACGGACTGGGTCACCGGCACCAGTTCGACGCAGGCCGGCTCGTCGAGGTTGACGAACTCGCCGTCCGAAATTTCGTCTGATCGATCGATATCCAGCATCGCACACCGTAACCCGGCTAAACTGTCACGTTTTGGGACGTTACGCCCCACCTGCGATCTGACCTCGCAAGGCCTATGCCGCTCCCTTTCGATTCGTTCCTGCCGGGCCCGGGAAGTCGGTGAAACGTGGTTTCCGGATTATTTATGAACTTTGCCTAGCCTGCGATTCGAAAGACCCACTATCCTCAGGATGTTGGGAATCACCCGGTGGTGTCCCGAATTGAGGCGACCCGATGCCCCCTGTCCCGCCAGCCGCCAGCATCCTAGCCTCGCTCGGGCAGGCTGCGTTCGTCTGGGACCTGGCGGCCGACACCATCGCCTGGAGCGACAATGCCGGAGCGGTCTTTACCGACATTCCGGCGGCGGCGCTGGCCAGCGGCGCCGGGTTCGCCCGGCTGATCGAGCCCTCCCCTTCGATCCGCAACGAGGCGCTCGCTCAATCGGCGCCGGCGCGGGGCGGCGAAGGCGTCGCCTACCGGATCGAATATGGCGTGCGGGCCTCGACCGCCGCGCCTGTGATCTGGATCGAGGAGACCGGTTGCTGGTTTGCAGGGCCCGACGGCAAGCCGGCGCGCGCGCAAGGCATCGTCCGCGTCAACAATGAGCGCCGCGCCCGCGACGAACAGCTCATGCGGCTGTCGAGGCACGATCCGCTGACCGGTGAACTCAATCGCACGCATCTCATCGCCGCATTGGCCGAGGCGATCGAGGAAGCCATGCGGTTCCGATCGTCCTGCGCCTTCATGCTGATCGGCATTGATCATTTGGCGCGCGTCAACGACGCCTTCGGCTTCGACGTAGCGGACGCCGTGATCGCCGAAGTCGGAAAACGCATTCGCGCCAAGCTGCGCGGCGGCGACGTGCTCGGCCGGTTCTCCGGCAACAAGTTCGGGTTGGTCTTGAGGAACTGCTCGGTCGACGACACCAACACCGCGGCCGAGCGCTTCCTGGCAGGTATCCGCGACGAGGTGATCCCGACCAAGTCCGGCCCCGTCTCGGTGACGGCCTCGATCGGCGCCGTCACGATACCGCGCCACGCCCGCAGCGCGGATGAGGCCGTCAACCGCGCCCATGAAACACTTGACGACGCGAAGCGCCGCCGCGCGGGGTCGTTTGCGCTGTGGCGTCCGAATGTCGAACGCGATGCCCAGCGCCGCGTCAACATCCGCGTCACCGACGAAATCGTCACCGCGCTGAACGAGCGCCGCATCGTCACGGCGTTCGAGCCGGTGGTCGAAGCGCGCTCGCGGCAGCCGGCATTCTACGAATGCCTGGTGCGGATGGAGCAGGCGGACGGGCAGGCGCTGCTGGCGCCCGATATCGTTCCGGTCGCCGAGCGATTGGGCCTGATCCGGTTGGTCGATCACCGCGTGCTCGAACTCGCGGTCGCCGAACTTGCGGCGTCGCCGAACGTCCGGCTCAGCCTCAACATCTCGCCCGACACCACGATGGATCCGGATTGGTGGGCCGGAATCGAATCGCTGATGCTTGCCCATCCCGGCGCTGGCGAACGGCTGATTGTCGAAATCACCGAGACGGTTGCGATCCAGGATATCGACGATGTCCGCGGCTTCGTGGCCCGGTTGAAGAATTTCGGCAGTCAGATCGCGATCGACGATTTCGGCGCCGGCTACACTTCATTCCGGAACTTGCGCAAGCTCGGCGTCGATATCGTGAAGATCGACGGCGCCTTCGTGCAGAACATCGCGCGCTCCGCGGATGATCGCGCCTTCGTGCACACGCTGATCGATCTGGCCAACCGCCTGCAGATCAAGACGGTGGCGGAATGGGTGCAGGACGAAGAAGCCGCCGTGATGCTGCGCGAATGGGGCTGCGATTACATCCAGGGCCGCCTGATCGGGCTGGCCTCGCCGGAGCGGCCGTGGAGCACAGGGGGTGATGCGGCGCTGCCGGCGGCTGGCTAGACTAGGCTATCTCCTCGTACTGAAAAATCTCTCCGTCGTCCCCGCGAACGCGGGGACCCATACGCCGCGGCCTATCGGTGAGGCGATGGACGTAGAGATCGTCAGCTACAACAAATGTCGGTGGTTATGGGTCCCGCGTTCGCGGGGACGACGAGGGAGTGAACCCTCTCACTCTTCCTTCTTCGGCTCTTTCGACATGCGCTCGAGGCGTTCCTGCATGTCTTTCATCTGGCGGCGAAGGTCGTCGATATTGTCTTCGTCAGCCGCCGGCTCCGGCACCTTGTCCGGCTCGGTCGTGCTCGCGCCGGGGCGCGGCGGCACGAACGGCTTGAACATCGAGAACGTCTGCTGAAACAATTCCATGTTGCGGCGGACATGTTCTTCCAGTGGTGCGAACGGCGTTCCGCTGAACGTGTTGGTGAGCTGCTTGCGGAATTTTTCCTGCTCGCGCGTCAGCGTGTCGATCGACTGCTCCAGATATTTCGGCACCACCATCTGCATGCTGTCGCCGTAGAAGCGGATCAACTGCCGCAGGAATGTTGTCGGCAACAGATTCTGTCCGGCCTTGTTTTCCTGCTCGAAGATGATCTGCGCCAGCACCTGGCGGGTGATGTCGTCACCGGTCTTGGCGTCATAGACGAGAAAATCCTCGCCTTCCTTCACCATTGCCGCGAGATCCTCGAGCGTCACATAGGTGCTGGTGCCGGTATTATAGAGCCGCCGGTTGGCGTATTTCTTGATGGTCGTAGGTTGGTCTGACTTTGCCATAAGCTCACACATCGACACCGAGAGCGGGAACCCGACGGCATCGCCGACGGGCAGACGAGCAACGCAACGCAGCAAAGTAAGCATTTTCAATGCGGTTCGGCTACCGTTTTGTGCGGCACGGTTAATTCCAAGGCATGGACGCTGCTATGGAAACCCTCACGGGGATCAATTTGAATGCGCCGCGGCAGGAATTTGGGCCTTGGCCGATTGACATGGCTCAATGGGGTTAACAGGATAAGGTGAGAGACAGGCACGCCATCCGGCCCGCCCGCCGTCAAAGAAACCCAAGCCCAAGAAACCCCATAAGGAGATGTCCATGTCAGACGATGTCGTCATCGTCAGCGCCGCCCGCACCCCGGTCGGCAGCTTCAACGGCGCGTTCGCCACGACCCCGGCCCATGACCTCGGCGCCATCGCCATCAAGGCCGCGCTGGAGCGGGCGGGTGTCGAGCCGGGCCAGGTCTCCGAGGTCATCATGGGCCAGATCCTGACCGCGGCGCAGGGCCAGAACCCGGCCCGCCAGGCCTCGATCAATGCCGGTATTCCGGTGGAGAGCCCGGCCTGGGGCGTCAACCAGCTCTGCGGCTCGGGCCTGCGCTCGGTCGCGCTCGGCTATCAGGCGCTGCTCAACGGCGATTCGTCTGTCGTCGTCGCCGGCGGCCAGGAATCGATGAGCATGGCTCCGCATGCGCAATACCTGCGCGGCGGCGTCAAGATGGGTGGCCTCGAGCTGGTCGACACCATGATCAAGGACGGACTGTGGGATGCCTTCAACGGCTATCACATGGGCAACACCGCCGAGAACGTCGCCAAGCAGTGGCAGATCACCCGCTCCCAGCAGGACGAGTTCGCCGTCAATTCGCAGCAGAAGGCCGAGGCGGCGCAGAAGGCCGGCAAGTTCAAGGACGAGATCGTCGCCGTCACCATCAAGACCCGCAAGGGCGACGTGGTGGTCGACACCGACGAATATCCCCGCCACGGCGCGACGCTGGAGTCGATGGCCAAGCTGAAGCCGGCCTTCGAGAAGGACGGCACCGTGACCGCCGGCAGCGCGTCAGGCATCAATGACGGCGCTGCCGCCGTCGTGCTGATGACCGCCAAGGAAGCGGCCAAGCAGGGCAAGAAGCCGCTCGCCCGCATCGTGTCGTGGGGCCAGGCCGGCGTCGATCCCAAGATCATGGGCTCCGGTCCGATCCCTGCCTCGCGCGCCGCCCTGAAGCGGGCCGGCTGGAGCGTCGGCGACCTCGACCTGATCGAGGCCAACGAGGCGTTCGCGGCGCAGGCCTGCGCGGTCAACAAGGACCTCGGCTGGGATACCGGCAAAGTCAACGTCAACGGCGGTGCGATCGCGATCGGTCACCCGATCGGTGCGTCGGGCGCGCGCGTGCTGGTGACGCTGTTGCACGAGATGCAGAAGCGCGACGCCAAGAAGGGCCTCGCCACGCTATGCATCGGCGGCGGCATGGGCATCGCGATGTGCCTCGCACGCGACTGAACTAAAGGCAGAGTGACGGGTTGAATGATGAAAAGATCATCTCGTAACCGCCACTCGAATTGGTAAAAGATGAAATGCCCGGTCTCGCGCCGGGCATTTTCATCTTACGCAAGCGTTTTCGAGGGCGCTTGAAAACGAGAACGCTTCAAAGCCTGAAGATTGAGTTTCGTCAAAAGACCGGGACAATTCCGGCGTACCAGGAAGATTACCAAGGAGGACTACGACATGGCACGTGTTGCATTGGTTACGGGGGGTACGCGAGGCATCGGCGCTGCGATCAGCAAGGCGCTGAAGGCCGCCGGTTACAAGGTGGCGGCAAGCTACGCCGGTAATGACGCCGCCGCCGAGAAGTTCAAATCCGAGACCGGCATCCCCGTCTACAAATGGGACGTCAGCTCGTTCGACGCGTGCGCCGAAGGCATCAAGAAGGTCGAGGGCGACCTCGGTCCGGTTGACGTGCTCGTCAACAATGCCGGCATTACCAAGGACGGCGCCTTCCACAAGATGACGCTCGACCAGTGGAACGCGGTCATCAACACCAATCTCGGCTCGCTGTTCAACATGACGCGCCCGGTGATCGAGGGCATGCGCGCCCGCAAGTTCGGCCGCATCATCAACATCTCCTCGATCAACGGCCAGAAGGGGCAGTTCGGCCAGGTCAACTATTCCGCGGCCAAGGCCGGCGACATCGGCTTTACCAAGGCCTTGGCGCTGGAGAACGCCAAGGGCGGCGTCACCGTGAACGCGATCTGCCCCGGCTACATCAATACCGAGATGGTGCAGGCGGTGCCGAAGGAGGTGCTCGAGAAGAGCATTCTGCCGCTGATCCCGGTCAACCGGCTCGGCGAGCCCGAGGAAATCGCCCGCGCCGTGGTGTTCCTCGCCGCCGATGAGGCCGGCGGCATCACCGGCTCGACCATGACGATCAACGGCGGCCAGTACATGGTGTGATGGCGTCTCGTCCTTGCGAGGAGCGATAGCGACGAAGCAATCCATCTTAGCTATACAGGCAAGAAAGGTGGATTGCTTCGCTTCGCTCGCAATGACGGACTATATGACTCCCCGCACCGCCACACTGATCGGACTGACCGCGATCCTGATGTGGTCGCTATTGTCAGTGTTGACAGTTGCTACCGGGAAAATTCCCGCGTTCCAGCTCGCCGCGATGACGTTTGCGATCGGCGCGCTGGTCGCCTTTGCGAGCTTTTTGTTCCGGCCCTCCGCCTTCGGCGCATTGAGACAGCCGCCGGTCGCCTGGGTGGTCGGCGTTGGCGGATTGTTTGGTTATCACGCGCTGTATTTCCTCGCGCTGCGCTTTGCGCCGCCGGCCGAAGCCGGCCTGTTGAACTATCTCTGGCCGCTCCTGATCGTGCTGTTCTCCTCGCTTTTGCCGGGCGAGCGGCTGGCGCCGCATCACATCGTCGGTGCGTTGCTCGGGCTCGTTGGAACGGTGCTGCTGTTCGTCGGCAACACCGGCGCCTTCGCACCGGGCCAGATCCCAGGGCTGGCCGCAGCCTTCGTCGCCGCCTTCGTGTGGGCCGCCTATTCGGTGATGTCGCGCAAGCTCAAGGCGGTGCCGACCGACGCGGTGGCCGGCTTTTGTCTTGCGACCGCGCTGCTGGCCGCGCTCGTCCACGGCATGGTCGAGACCACAGTGTGGCCGGAGACGGCCGGGCAGTGGCTGGCGATCGTTGCGCTCGGCGTTGGCCCCGTGGGGGCCGCGTTCTTCGTATGGGACATCGGCATGAAGCGCGGCGATATCCGTGTGGTCGGCGCCGCGTCCTACGCGACGCCATTGCTGTCGACATTGTTTCTGATACTGGCCGGCTTTGCGCAGCCGACCGCCACGATCGCCATCGCCGCAATCCTGATCGCCGGCGGCGGCCTGATCGCGGCAAAGGATATGGTGTGGAAAAAGTAGGGTGGGCAAAGGCGCTCTTGCGCCGTGCCCACCATCTGCACTCCGGAGGTAATGGTGGGCACGCGGAGCCTGTCATCGGGCGCGCCATCGCGCGACCCGGTGGCTGTGTGCCGAGTATGAACGACAGCTTGGAGGTGGAAGTCCTCTGTCTAGCCTGATGACGGCGAAGGACTAGCGAAGCGCAAGGGCGTCACCGCGAGGTGGGGTCTGAAGAAAGCGTGGAGCAAAGCCGCGGCCCGATGGACAAACACCGGATAACGAGGCCTGCCCGGCCGGACGAGCGAGCAGCCAATCGCGAAGTCCATGGTCATCAAAGGTCGGGGTGGTAGATCCGGCGGGCGTGCGGTGAAGGCGGTCGGTCTTACCTCGGGAGGTCTGCGCTGCGTCCCAGCTTTGGGACTGAGGCCGCCGCAAGGCGGCCTGACCGCAGCGCAGAAGTCAGCAGAGGGCGTAGTAGGCGGCAGCGCGCCGCCGAAGGCCTGAACGGTGGAAGCGGTTAGTAGAGCGGCGATCTCGTGCGAGCCATGCGGCAGAAGAACCAGGTCGAGCTGAACTTGGGCACCGGAGCGGAGGGTGAAGCCCGAAGCGCCGCCGCCCGAGAGCCCGAAGCGCGCCCGGCGAGAGCCTGTCCCGAACGCCCGGCGGTTGCGGGACCGTCGATGGAAGACGTGGTTGAGCGTGAGAACCTGAAGAAAGCGTTGGCGCGAGTGAAGCGCAACAAAGGTACGGCAGGCATTGACGGTATGAATGTCGATGACTTGTCGGCCTACCTGAAGGAGCACTGGCCTACGGTTCGGGTCCAGTTGCTTGAAGGCATCTACAAGCCGCAGCCGGTGTGGCGCGTCGAGATACCGAAGCCGTCGGGTGGCATGCGGCTGCTCGGCATTCCGACGGTGCTCGACCGCTTTATCCAGCAGGCGGTGATGCAGGTGCTGCAAGCCGACTGGGACGGAACGTTCTCCGAGACGAGCTTCGGCTTCCGGCCGAAGCGCTCGGCGCATCAGGCGGTAGAGCGGGCGCAGACGTATATTGCGTCCGGACACGCCATCGTCGTGGACATCGACCTGGAGAAGTTCTTCGACCGGGTCAACCACGATATCCTGATGGGGCTTGTTGCCAAGCGGGTTGCCGACAAACGCATCCTGAAGCTGATCCGCGGCTTTCTGACCGCGGGTGCGATGGAAGGAGGCCTTGTCAGCCCGACGGAGGAAGGCACGCCGCAGGGTGGGCCGCTCTCGCCGCTGTTGTCGAACCTGATGCTGGATGTGCTGGACAAGGAACTGGAGAAACGCGGCCATCGCTTCGTGCGCTACGCCGACGATTGCAACATCTATGTGCGCAGTCAGAAGGCGGGCGAGCGGGTGCTGGCCGGGATCGAGCGGTTCATCGAGAAGCGCCTCAAGCTCAAGGTCAACAAAGCCAAGAGTGCGGTTGCCAAACCGAGCGTTCGCAAGTTCCTGGGCTTCAGCTACACGAGTGGACGAAAGCCGCGACGGCGCGTTGCGCCGCAGGCCATCGCCCGCTTCAAGGCGAGAATTCGGGAGCTGACGCGGCGCACGCGTGGACGAAGCCTTGCGCAGATCGTCAAGGAGCTGTCGGTCTACCTCATCGGGTGGCGGGGTTACTTCGGCTTCTGCCAAACCCCGTCGGTGTTGCGCGCGCTTGAGGAATGGATCAGGCGGCGGTTGCGCGCCATCGCCTGGAAGCAATGGAAGTGTGGACCTGCTCGCTTTGCCGAGCTGCGACGCTGCGGCGTCGGCCGGGACCTGGCGGCGCGAACCGCCGGAAGCCCGCGTGGCCCTTGGCGGCTCGCAAGCAGCCCCGCGCTCACCACTGCAATGCCAATTGCTTTCTTCGGTTCACTCGGCCTGACTTCCATCACAGAACTACGACATGCATAATCCACCGAACCGCCGTATACGGACCCGTACGTACGGTGGTGTGGGAGGGGAGGAGCCGAGAGGCTCCCCCCTATCCCGATTTGCCCACCTTACGAAATCACTTCGGCACCCAATCTTTCGGCGCCATCTCGAAATTTGCGAACTCAAACCCGGGCGCCACCGTGCAGCCGACGAGCGTCCAGTCGCCCGTGCTCTCGGCGGCCTGCCACGCATGAGCGGGCACGACCGCTTGCGGGACTTCACCGGCGGCGAGGTCGGCGCCGAGCGCGACGCTGCGCCCGCCGCTCTCATCAGCGATTCGCAACGTCAGTGCAGCGCCTGCGTAATAGTGCCAGGTCTCGACGGCATCGATGCGATGCCAGTGCGAGCGCTCGCCACGCGCCAGCAGGAAATAGATCGCAGTCGATCGTGAACGTCCATCGGCGTCCACGCGTTCATCGCGAAAGGTCTCGCGATAGTAGCCGCCTTCCGGATGCGGTTTGAGATCGAGCCGTGCGATGATGGCGGCGGCTTCCTCCGGCAGCGCCATCAGGACTTGTTCTTGCGTTCGCGCAGCTCGCCGAACACTTTGTCGGCGCTCGCGCCCTTCATGTGCAGCTTCGCTGCCACCGAGGGCTCGTCGGCACGCAGGAAGACGTTGGCTTTCTTCTCCTCGCCGAGCAGGACAGGGATCGTCGGCTTGTTCTCCGCACGCAACCGCGTCACTTCCTCCGCGCGCGCCTGCAGCGCGGGATTGTCGCCATCGACGGTCAGCGCAAACTTGACGTTGGAAGCGGTATATTCATGGCCGCAATAGAGTTTGAAATCGTCCGGCAGCGCGCGCAGCTTCAACAGCGAGTCCCACATCATCGGGTAGGTGCCCTCGAACACCCGGCCGCAGCCGATCGAGAACAGCGTGTCGGCGGCAAACACCGCCTTATCGGTATCGAACACGTAGGAGATATGATCGAGCGTATGGCCGGGCGTTTCCAGCACCCGCGCCAGCAGGCTGCCGACCTTGATCACGTCGCCATGGGCCGCGCGCAGGTCGACATTGGCGATCCTGGTGGACTTGTCATTGGGGGCAACGACCCGGCAATTATATTTCTGCTTTAGTTCAGCGACGCCGCCGACATGGTCGTGATGGTGATGGGTGATGAGAATGTCCGTCAGCGTCCAGCCCTCGCGCTCCAGCGCCTTGATGATCGGGCCGGCTTCCGGCGCGTCGATCGATGCGGTGGCTTTGGTCGCGGGATCGTGGATCAGATAGCCGAAATTGTCGTTGAGGCAGGTGAAAGTGCGAATGTCCGCGGCCATGACAGCTCCGTGAGTAAGGCTTTCAGCCCCATTACTTCTCCAGAAATATGGCGTTAACGCTGGCGCGGCAATGCCATTTTCGGCGCGCCGCAAGGAAACACGGTGTGGTAGATTGCGCTCATGACCATCGACGTCATCGATCTTCGCGATTTCTATTCGCAGCGGCTCGGCATCGTGGCGCGGCTGTTGATCAACCGCGGCATCCGGGCGCGCTGGCCCGATGCGGTAGGGCAACGCGTGCTCGGGCTCGGCTATCCGACGCCCTATCTCGGGCTGTTTCGCGAGGATTCGGAGCGCTGCATCGCCTTCATGCCGGCAGCGCAGGGCGTCTTGAAGTGGCCGACGGGGCGGCCTGCGCTGGCTTCCCTGATCGATGAATTCTCGATGCCATTGCCGGACGCTGCAGTCGACCGCATTCTGCTGGTTCATGCGCTGGAGATGTCCGACGATCCGGAGCGCTTGCTGCGCGAAGTATGGCGGGTACTGGCGCCATCCGGCCGCTTGATCGCGGTGATTCCGAACCGGCGCGGCGTGTGGACGCGCACCGACAATACGCCGTTCGGTCACGGCCGGCCCTATTCGCGGGCGCAGATCACGCAATTGCTGCGGCAGACCTGGTTCACGCCGGCGGCGTGGGGCGAAGCGCTGTTCCTGCCGCCGGTCGGCAACAGCTGGTTCCTGCGCTCGGCCATGGTCTGGGAGCGCGTCGGTGCTGCGTTGTCGCTGCCGTTCGCGGGCGTCCATATCGTGGAAGCGACCAAGCAGGTCTATCGTGCGATCCCCGCGGGCCGCGAACGCACGCGGCTGATTCCGTCACTTGAGCCGGTGCTGGTGCCGTCGTCGACGGCGACAAGGGATAAGGCGTAGACTCTCGGCTCGTCGTCCCTGCGAACGCATGCGAACGCAGGGACCCATAATCACCGTCGGTACTTGTTTTAAAACGTCGTCCACCCGCGTGCCTCAAATGAAGGCCGCGGCGTATGGGTCCCTGCGCCCCGTGCGCAATTGCGCACTAGGCAGGGACGACTACTGTCGGTGAACTACCTACTCGTTCCCCGGGTTGAAATCTTCGCTGGGGGCGGCCGGCGCGGCCATGCTGTCGGGACGCGGGCCATGCGGCCGGCGGCGACGGCGCGGGAAACGCTCGCCGCCACGGCCTTCTTCGTACCCGCCGGGCGCGCCATTCACCTGCGGCTGGGGGCCGGTGATGAAGGAGGGCAGGCGGTCGACGCCGCCGGTATCGGCTACCACCGGCTGCGGTTGGGGCTGCGGCTGATATTGCGGCTGCGGGCGGTGCTCGCGTTCGCGATGATGTTCGCGCGGCTGCTGGTCGCGCTGGTAGGGCTGGCCGTCGCCGCGCTGCTCGCGCGGGTTGTTGTCGCGGATATAGGGCTGCGGCTGCTGCGGGACGAAGCCCGGCTCCTGGCCGAAATGCGAGAAGCTCTCGCCCTCGTCGTCGCCATCTTCCGTCGGCGGCGCTTCGCTGTCGATGCGCGGCTGCGGCTGGTTCTGCCGGAACTGCTCCTGGGCGGCGGCGATCAGGCGGAAGTAATGTTCGGCGTGCTGGTAATAGTTTTCGGCCGCGACCGGGTCGCCGGAAGAGCGCGCGTCACGCGCCAATTGGACGTATTTTTCGGCGACGTGCGAGGCGGTGCCGCGGATCTTGATATCGGGGCCGTTCGATTCGAACACCCGGGTCATCGGGTTTTGACCGCGCCGGTTATTGTTGTTGTTATTGTTGTTGTTGTTCCGGTTACGCATCCGCTTGTTGTTCTGACCGTTTCTCATGTCTCGCCTTTATTCCAGCCCTGAAGTTATGCAGTTGCCGTTGTCGCCTGATCCGACCCGGCGCGCGCTTATGCGCACCGAATCACGATGCCATTCAGTTTCATGTCGTCGATTTCGCCAATCATCGCGTTCAGCAAAGACGCGTTCCCCACCCAGCGGCGTACATTCGCCTACCGGACCAAATCATTCAGCCTGCCAAAACCAACCTAATCGTCTTGCGTGACGGCTTCGCGTGACCAGTCTGTTGCGTAAGTCTTCAAGCGCAATATCAGGCTTTCGTTCGCTTTGCGGTCGAGAGCAGCACAGCTCCAGCTATTGCGCTCGATTCGACCTGCGTTTTGGAACCTTTCACCCGGCGGGCTCTCATTTCGAGAACTCTGGCCTCACCCGTACGATCTTACGGGGCCAGCGACCCTGGACCGATGTTGTGGCCGGAACGTAGTCGCTCCGGAGGAATATTCCCAAGGGGTTTTTTTGCGTTCCAAATGGACTTTATCGGGCCGTTTTGTGGCCTGCGACGGCCCTCGGAATACCCGCCAGATCGGCTTTCGGGGCAACCACAGGCATTAACCCTGCGGCCGCCATCAAAGCCTGGATCTGGGCGCTTTGACCCTCGCCGGCCTCCACAACAAGGGCCGCACCCGGGGCGAGGAGGCCGGCCGCCTGGGGAACCAGCGCGCGGTAGGCGTCCAGCCCGTCGGCGCCGCCATCGAGCGCGGCCGGCGGATCGTATTTCCTGACGTCAACGGCCAAGCCGCCGATGTCAGCCGTACGGACATAGGGCGGGTTCGAGACGATCAGGTCGAACGGGCCGGATAGTCCGCTGGCATAATCGCAGGCCACGAACGTCGCGCGCTCCGAGAGGCCAGCGCGTGCCGCGTTGGCCGAGGCCGTCTGCAGCGCGGCTTCGGCGGTGTCGGTCCCGAATCCTTGCGCCGCCGGCAACTCGGACAACAGCGCGAGCAGAATTGCGCCGGAGCCGGTGCCGAGATCGGCGATGCGCAACGCGCGATCGAGGCTCCCGCCGGCGCGCAGCAGTTCCAGCGCCAGCTCGACCACCGTCTCGGTATCGGGCCGTGGCACCAGCGTCGCGGACGAGAGCTGCAGCGGCAGACCCCAGAACTCCTTCTCGCCGAGAATGCGGGCGACCGGTTCTCCCGCCAGGCGGCGGCGGGCGAAGGCCTCGAGGCGTGCCGATTCGTTCCGTCTGAGTTGGCGCTGTGCGGCCGATATCAAGCCGGTCAGGTCGAGGCCGAGCGCATGGCCCGTCAGAATCCGCGCGTCGAGTTCGGCGGAATCGATGGCGGCGGATTTGAACTGCGCGGCAAGTACGCGCCGCGCAGCCTCGACGGTCTGGTTGACGAAGGAGCTCATGCGGCGTCCTCGCGCCCAACCATCCACGCGTCGTCCCTGCGAACGCAGGGACCCATACGCCGCGGCCCGTCAACTGAGGCGATGTGGGTTGATATCCTTGGTAGTAACGAACGCCCGGGGTTATGGGTCCCTGCGTTCGCAGGGACGACATCGAAACTGTTGATGGGTCCCCGCGTTCGCGGGGACGACAGCCGGTTGTTGCTCACGCCGCCGCGCCTTGGGCTGCAAGCTGGGCGGCCTGGTGCTCGGTCGTCAGCGCGTCGATCAATTCGCCCAATGCCTCGCCTGATATCACCAGCGGCAATTTGTAGAGCGTCAGGTTGATGCGGTGGTCGGTGACGCGGCCTTGCGGGAAATTATAGGTGCGGATGCGCTCGCTTCGGTCGCCGGAGCCGACCTTCTCCTTGCGGTCGGCGGAACGCGCCGCATCGACGCGCTGGCGCTCGGCGTCATAGATGCGCGAGCGCAGGATGTTCATCGCGGAGGCGCGGTTCTTATGCTGCGAGCGGCTGTCCTGCATCATGACGACGATGCCGGTCGGGATGTGGGTGATGCGGATCGCCGATTCGGTCTTGTTGACGTGCTGACCGCCGGCGCCCTGCGCGCGCATGGTCTCGATCCGCAAATCCTCGTTCTTGATGTCGACGTCGACATCCTCGACTTCGGGCAGCACCGCCACGGTGGCGGCGGAGGTGTGAATACGCCCCTGCGTTTCAGTATCAGGCACGCGCTGCACGCGGTGCACGCCGGATTCGAATTTCAGCTTGGCGAACGCGCCGCGGCCCTGCACTTCGGCGATGACTTCCTTGAAGCCGCCCATGGTGCCCTCGGAGGCCGAGATCACCTCGACCTTCCAGCCCTGCAGGGAGGCAAACCGCTCATACATCCGGAACAGATCGCCGGCGAACAATGAGGCCTCGTCGCCGCCGGTGCCGGCGCGGATTTCCAGCATCACGTTGCGGTCGTCCATGGCGTC is from Bradyrhizobium sp. AZCC 2176 and encodes:
- a CDS encoding bifunctional diguanylate cyclase/phosphodiesterase; this encodes MPPVPPAASILASLGQAAFVWDLAADTIAWSDNAGAVFTDIPAAALASGAGFARLIEPSPSIRNEALAQSAPARGGEGVAYRIEYGVRASTAAPVIWIEETGCWFAGPDGKPARAQGIVRVNNERRARDEQLMRLSRHDPLTGELNRTHLIAALAEAIEEAMRFRSSCAFMLIGIDHLARVNDAFGFDVADAVIAEVGKRIRAKLRGGDVLGRFSGNKFGLVLRNCSVDDTNTAAERFLAGIRDEVIPTKSGPVSVTASIGAVTIPRHARSADEAVNRAHETLDDAKRRRAGSFALWRPNVERDAQRRVNIRVTDEIVTALNERRIVTAFEPVVEARSRQPAFYECLVRMEQADGQALLAPDIVPVAERLGLIRLVDHRVLELAVAELAASPNVRLSLNISPDTTMDPDWWAGIESLMLAHPGAGERLIVEITETVAIQDIDDVRGFVARLKNFGSQIAIDDFGAGYTSFRNLRKLGVDIVKIDGAFVQNIARSADDRAFVHTLIDLANRLQIKTVAEWVQDEEAAVMLREWGCDYIQGRLIGLASPERPWSTGGDAALPAAG
- the phaR gene encoding polyhydroxyalkanoate synthesis repressor PhaR, translated to MAKSDQPTTIKKYANRRLYNTGTSTYVTLEDLAAMVKEGEDFLVYDAKTGDDITRQVLAQIIFEQENKAGQNLLPTTFLRQLIRFYGDSMQMVVPKYLEQSIDTLTREQEKFRKQLTNTFSGTPFAPLEEHVRRNMELFQQTFSMFKPFVPPRPGASTTEPDKVPEPAADEDNIDDLRRQMKDMQERLERMSKEPKKEE
- a CDS encoding acetyl-CoA C-acetyltransferase, with translation MSDDVVIVSAARTPVGSFNGAFATTPAHDLGAIAIKAALERAGVEPGQVSEVIMGQILTAAQGQNPARQASINAGIPVESPAWGVNQLCGSGLRSVALGYQALLNGDSSVVVAGGQESMSMAPHAQYLRGGVKMGGLELVDTMIKDGLWDAFNGYHMGNTAENVAKQWQITRSQQDEFAVNSQQKAEAAQKAGKFKDEIVAVTIKTRKGDVVVDTDEYPRHGATLESMAKLKPAFEKDGTVTAGSASGINDGAAAVVLMTAKEAAKQGKKPLARIVSWGQAGVDPKIMGSGPIPASRAALKRAGWSVGDLDLIEANEAFAAQACAVNKDLGWDTGKVNVNGGAIAIGHPIGASGARVLVTLLHEMQKRDAKKGLATLCIGGGMGIAMCLARD
- the phbB gene encoding acetoacetyl-CoA reductase encodes the protein MARVALVTGGTRGIGAAISKALKAAGYKVAASYAGNDAAAEKFKSETGIPVYKWDVSSFDACAEGIKKVEGDLGPVDVLVNNAGITKDGAFHKMTLDQWNAVINTNLGSLFNMTRPVIEGMRARKFGRIINISSINGQKGQFGQVNYSAAKAGDIGFTKALALENAKGGVTVNAICPGYINTEMVQAVPKEVLEKSILPLIPVNRLGEPEEIARAVVFLAADEAGGITGSTMTINGGQYMV
- the yddG gene encoding aromatic amino acid exporter YddG, whose translation is MTPRTATLIGLTAILMWSLLSVLTVATGKIPAFQLAAMTFAIGALVAFASFLFRPSAFGALRQPPVAWVVGVGGLFGYHALYFLALRFAPPAEAGLLNYLWPLLIVLFSSLLPGERLAPHHIVGALLGLVGTVLLFVGNTGAFAPGQIPGLAAAFVAAFVWAAYSVMSRKLKAVPTDAVAGFCLATALLAALVHGMVETTVWPETAGQWLAIVALGVGPVGAAFFVWDIGMKRGDIRVVGAASYATPLLSTLFLILAGFAQPTATIAIAAILIAGGGLIAAKDMVWKK